One stretch of Oceanipulchritudo coccoides DNA includes these proteins:
- the gspG gene encoding type II secretion system major pseudopilin GspG — MKFVPNNPTSLKKLKAGFSLVEMLIVIALIAIVGTLLIGRIGNLFGGAQEDVAKQFVDNALKAPLLKYRIDTGSYPTNEDGGLMALLNQPSSKQGKWKGPYIEKLPEDPWGNAYQYKYPGTKNTDGYDLWSLGPDAQSEADNIGNW, encoded by the coding sequence ATGAAGTTTGTTCCCAATAACCCTACTTCCCTCAAGAAATTGAAAGCCGGTTTTTCCCTTGTGGAGATGCTTATTGTGATCGCGCTCATTGCGATTGTCGGAACCCTTCTGATCGGACGGATCGGAAACTTGTTCGGCGGGGCACAAGAGGATGTCGCCAAGCAGTTTGTCGACAATGCCCTCAAGGCCCCTCTTCTCAAATATCGCATCGACACGGGTTCCTATCCGACGAATGAAGACGGCGGCCTGATGGCCTTGCTCAATCAGCCCTCTTCGAAACAGGGCAAATGGAAAGGTCCCTACATTGAAAAACTTCCTGAAGATCCATGGGGCAACGCTTACCAGTACAAGTACCCCGGAACAAAAAATACCGATGGCTACGATTTATGGTCCCTCGGTCCGGATGCACAATCTGAAGCGGACAATATTGGCAACTGGTAA
- a CDS encoding prepilin-type N-terminal cleavage/methylation domain-containing protein codes for MTHAIHKESSHSGFSLIEAVIAIAIAGIAFFMLTETFFNVLLTLEKLESESDYQKDVRFVRSQIIQIADPDEVEDGGEISTLNLGEAEWSAEIEPTETVDLFQLLLEIEFENPDGEPIPYSERLYLLRPTWGDSFERSALLDDIRRNIEDEAFGRDW; via the coding sequence ATGACTCACGCAATCCATAAAGAATCTTCCCATTCCGGGTTTTCCCTGATCGAGGCAGTCATCGCGATTGCCATCGCGGGCATTGCGTTTTTTATGCTCACGGAGACGTTCTTCAACGTCCTTCTCACACTGGAAAAGCTGGAGTCGGAATCGGATTACCAGAAGGATGTCCGTTTTGTCCGCAGCCAGATCATTCAGATTGCCGATCCTGATGAAGTTGAGGATGGCGGGGAAATTTCCACCCTGAATCTTGGTGAAGCTGAATGGTCGGCCGAGATTGAACCCACCGAAACGGTCGATCTTTTCCAGCTCCTGCTTGAGATTGAATTTGAAAATCCCGACGGGGAACCGATTCCCTATTCCGAGCGGCTTTACCTGCTTCGACCGACCTGGGGAGACTCCTTCGAGCGAAGCGCCTTGCTCGACGATATCCGTAGGAATATCGAGGACGAAGCGTTTGGGAGGGACTGGTAG
- a CDS encoding prepilin-type N-terminal cleavage/methylation domain-containing protein codes for MATIYGPSVRMHNLKRTILATGKPVRHGFTLIELIIVIALVALVGGLVVVNAEAIFRGLGEEPVDRILRKAVREARFQAAYLKEPVQLRFDEESVAFLLTGESGQTLKDFSTGLESSANELDVEFEQLLPEEGLNRNASPDTVEIETVTFRPDRSSTPFQVIIDQDGRPYTLRFDPFSDIVIDDSRNP; via the coding sequence ATGGCTACGATTTATGGTCCCTCGGTCCGGATGCACAATCTGAAGCGGACAATATTGGCAACTGGTAAGCCCGTGAGGCACGGGTTCACGCTCATTGAGTTGATAATTGTCATCGCCCTTGTCGCCCTCGTGGGTGGCCTGGTCGTGGTGAATGCGGAAGCCATCTTCCGCGGACTCGGCGAAGAACCGGTTGACCGGATCCTGCGCAAGGCCGTCAGGGAGGCCCGCTTTCAGGCGGCTTATCTGAAGGAGCCCGTGCAGTTGCGCTTCGACGAAGAGTCGGTCGCATTTCTACTGACCGGCGAGAGCGGGCAAACCCTCAAGGACTTTTCAACCGGTCTGGAAAGTTCTGCCAATGAGCTTGATGTTGAATTTGAACAACTGCTGCCTGAGGAGGGACTTAACCGTAATGCTTCCCCCGATACAGTGGAGATCGAAACCGTGACTTTTCGGCCCGACCGTTCTTCAACCCCTTTTCAGGTCATAATTGATCAGGATGGGCGGCCCTACACCCTACGTTTTGATCCTTTTTCAGACATCGTCATCGATGACTCACGCAATCCATAA